A part of Amycolatopsis camponoti genomic DNA contains:
- a CDS encoding MFS transporter → MAERRTYSIAELGPRYKWIALSNTTLGMLIATINSSIVLIALPDIFKGIGINPLEPANTSYLLWMIMGFLVVTAVLVVSFGRLGDMYGRARMYNLGFAVFTVSSIMLAVTWFGGDAAALWLIGWRIVQGVGGAFLMANSSAILTDAFPANQRGLALGMNGVAAIAGSFLGLVVGGVLAPVDWNLIFLVSVPFGVIGTVWAYLKLHDTGIRKHARMDWWGNITFAVGLIAVLVGITYGIQPYGTSQTGWTSPMVLSCLIGGVAVLIGFVVIEMKVDNPLFRLSLFRIRSFTWGNIANLTASLGRGGLQFILIIWLQGIWLPQHGYTFEQTPLWAGIYMLPMTVGFLLAAPTSGILADRIGSRLLASTGLLITAITFLLLIILPVNFDYWAFAAILLINGIGMGMFSSPNRAEVMNSLPADARGSGAGMMTTFQNAAMVLSIGFFFSLIISGLSSSLPSTMHDGLLAHGVPEAAASQVANLPAVAVLFAAFLGYNPIQQLLGGQLSSLPPDQASFLTGRSFFPNLISGPFQSGLAVAFGFAIAVCLIGAVASLLTKDARPSAGESVGEELAAVAGESSGGPSELVSPASER, encoded by the coding sequence GTGGCGGAACGCCGGACGTATTCGATCGCGGAACTGGGGCCGCGGTACAAGTGGATCGCGCTGTCCAACACGACGCTGGGCATGCTGATCGCCACGATCAACTCCTCGATCGTGCTGATCGCGCTGCCCGACATCTTCAAGGGCATCGGCATCAACCCCCTCGAGCCCGCCAACACCAGCTACCTGCTGTGGATGATCATGGGCTTCCTGGTCGTCACCGCGGTGCTCGTGGTGAGCTTCGGCAGGCTCGGGGACATGTACGGCCGCGCGAGGATGTACAACCTCGGCTTCGCCGTCTTCACCGTTTCTTCCATCATGCTGGCCGTCACCTGGTTCGGCGGTGACGCGGCCGCGCTGTGGCTGATCGGCTGGCGGATCGTGCAGGGCGTCGGCGGCGCCTTCCTGATGGCGAACTCCTCGGCGATCCTCACCGACGCCTTCCCGGCCAACCAGCGCGGGCTCGCGCTCGGCATGAACGGCGTCGCGGCCATCGCGGGCTCGTTCCTCGGCCTGGTCGTCGGCGGCGTGCTCGCCCCGGTCGACTGGAACCTGATCTTCCTGGTGTCGGTGCCCTTCGGCGTGATCGGCACGGTCTGGGCGTACCTCAAGCTGCACGACACCGGGATCCGCAAGCACGCGCGGATGGACTGGTGGGGCAACATCACCTTCGCCGTCGGCCTGATCGCGGTGCTGGTCGGCATCACCTACGGCATCCAGCCCTACGGCACGTCGCAGACCGGCTGGACCAGCCCGATGGTGCTGAGCTGCCTGATCGGCGGCGTCGCGGTCCTGATCGGTTTCGTGGTCATCGAGATGAAGGTCGACAACCCGCTGTTCCGGCTGTCGCTGTTCCGGATCCGGTCGTTCACCTGGGGCAACATCGCCAACCTGACCGCGTCACTCGGCCGCGGCGGGCTGCAGTTCATCCTGATCATCTGGCTGCAGGGCATCTGGCTGCCCCAGCACGGCTACACGTTCGAGCAGACGCCGCTGTGGGCGGGCATCTACATGCTCCCGATGACGGTCGGCTTCCTCCTGGCCGCGCCGACGTCGGGCATCCTCGCCGACCGCATCGGCAGCCGCCTGCTCGCGTCCACCGGGCTGCTCATCACGGCGATCACGTTCCTGCTGCTGATCATCCTGCCGGTCAACTTCGACTACTGGGCGTTCGCGGCGATCCTGCTGATCAACGGCATCGGCATGGGCATGTTCTCCTCGCCCAACCGCGCCGAGGTGATGAACAGCCTCCCGGCGGACGCGCGCGGCTCCGGCGCGGGCATGATGACGACCTTCCAGAACGCGGCGATGGTCCTGTCGATCGGCTTCTTCTTCAGCCTGATCATCTCGGGCCTGTCGAGCAGCCTCCCGTCGACGATGCACGACGGGTTGCTGGCCCACGGCGTCCCCGAGGCGGCGGCGTCCCAGGTGGCGAACCTGCCGGCGGTGGCGGTGCTGTTCGCGGCGTTCCTGGGCTACAACCCGATCCAGCAGCTCCTGGGCGGCCAGCTGTCGTCGCTGCCGCCGGACCAGGCGTCGTTCCTGACGGGCCGCAGCTTCTTCCCGAACTTGATCTCGGGGCCGTTCCAGTCGGGCTTGGCGGTGGCGTTCGGCTTCGCGATCGCGGTGTGCCTGATCGGCGCGGTGGCATCGCTGCTGACGAAGGACGCGCGTCCTTCGGCCGGGGAGTCAGTGGGCGAGGAGCTGGCCGCCGTGGCGGGGGAGTCGAGCGGCGGGCCGAGCGAGCTGGTGTCGCCCGCCAGCGAACGCTGA
- a CDS encoding acyltransferase family protein, with product MITHDQYLATRRFGALDGVRAIAAVLVVVFHYGGPNWVRANGWIGVHLFFVLSGFLITTLALREEARNGRVSLAEFYIRRAFRILPVYYVVIGVVVVFAYFRGMGLRHSGIIEALPWNVAFVGEYHQMALFGQAWTLGVEQKFYLVWPLLAFGVGALGFVKRLSLSVGLVALMLALIPFMPYAGAYSPILIGCTLAIVLHHRKGFAALRVFTHPAVGLVVAAALVAVQTMFGEIAELLSDEGGSITGTIYILLAALLVPSLVAGGGPLAWFLSLKPMRFIGERSYSLYLMQGVVAVAIAGAIPQFAPHRTLTAVAVTIVGLLGADLLYRWVELPMIDVGRRIIARRRAKKAEPVAEVAEPALVSA from the coding sequence GTGATCACGCACGACCAGTACCTGGCCACCCGAAGATTCGGTGCTCTCGACGGGGTCCGGGCCATCGCCGCCGTGCTCGTCGTCGTCTTCCACTACGGGGGACCCAACTGGGTGCGGGCCAACGGCTGGATCGGCGTCCACCTCTTCTTCGTGCTCTCCGGGTTCCTCATCACCACCCTGGCCCTGCGCGAAGAGGCCCGCAACGGCCGCGTTTCCCTCGCCGAGTTCTACATCCGGCGGGCGTTCCGGATTCTGCCCGTCTACTACGTCGTCATCGGCGTGGTCGTCGTCTTCGCCTACTTCCGGGGCATGGGCCTGCGGCACAGCGGGATCATCGAGGCGCTGCCCTGGAACGTCGCCTTCGTCGGCGAGTACCACCAGATGGCCCTGTTCGGCCAAGCCTGGACGCTCGGTGTCGAGCAGAAGTTCTACCTCGTCTGGCCGCTGCTCGCGTTCGGCGTCGGCGCGCTCGGCTTCGTGAAGCGGCTGAGCCTTTCCGTCGGGCTCGTCGCCCTCATGCTCGCCCTGATCCCCTTCATGCCCTACGCCGGCGCGTACTCGCCGATCCTCATCGGCTGCACGCTGGCGATCGTGCTGCACCACCGCAAGGGCTTCGCCGCGCTGCGGGTGTTCACGCACCCCGCCGTCGGGCTGGTGGTCGCCGCCGCGCTGGTCGCGGTCCAGACCATGTTCGGCGAGATCGCCGAGCTGCTCAGCGACGAAGGCGGCTCGATCACCGGCACGATCTACATCCTGCTGGCGGCGCTGCTGGTGCCGTCCCTGGTCGCCGGCGGCGGGCCGCTGGCCTGGTTCCTGTCGCTGAAGCCGATGCGGTTCATCGGGGAACGCTCGTACTCGCTCTACCTCATGCAGGGCGTCGTCGCGGTGGCGATCGCGGGCGCGATCCCGCAGTTCGCCCCGCACCGGACCCTCACCGCGGTCGCCGTGACGATCGTCGGGCTGCTGGGCGCCGACCTGCTCTACCGCTGGGTCGAGCTCCCGATGATCGACGTCGGCCGCCGGATCATCGCGCGTCGCCGGGCCAAGAAGGCGGAGCCGGTGGCCGAGGTCGCCGAACCCGCGCTCGTATCAGCCTGA
- a CDS encoding peptidylprolyl isomerase has translation MKLRWGLALVGVLGALLVAPASASASPVVTRCEFTPTPDNPAARPVVRPLPFALTRGTVDVTFRFNYGPVTVRLNRAGAAPCAVHNMVSLIAQRFYDRSQCWRLSNSSRLGVLQCGDIYEVEKGGPGYKFPDEVSGAETYPRGTVAMGNQGPGTNGSEFFIVHSFANIPANYSVLGTVVRGMSAIDRMVADGIIPTDPNGPLDGAPAHPVKIQRATLGR, from the coding sequence ATGAAGCTGCGCTGGGGTCTGGCTCTCGTCGGTGTTCTGGGTGCGTTGCTGGTGGCGCCGGCTTCGGCGTCCGCGTCGCCCGTGGTAACTCGGTGCGAGTTCACGCCGACCCCCGACAATCCGGCCGCGCGTCCCGTGGTCCGTCCGCTGCCGTTCGCTTTGACGCGCGGGACCGTGGACGTGACGTTCCGGTTCAACTACGGCCCGGTGACGGTGCGGCTGAACCGCGCCGGGGCGGCCCCTTGCGCGGTGCACAACATGGTTTCGCTGATCGCTCAGCGGTTCTACGACCGGTCGCAGTGCTGGCGGCTGTCGAACTCTTCCCGGTTGGGTGTCCTGCAGTGCGGGGACATCTACGAGGTCGAGAAGGGCGGGCCGGGGTACAAGTTCCCGGACGAGGTTTCCGGGGCGGAGACGTACCCGCGCGGGACCGTCGCGATGGGGAACCAGGGGCCGGGGACCAACGGGTCCGAGTTCTTCATCGTGCATTCGTTCGCGAACATCCCGGCGAACTATTCGGTGCTGGGGACCGTGGTCCGCGGCATGTCGGCGATCGACCGCATGGTGGCGGACGGGATCATCCCGACCGACCCGAACGGGCCGCTGGACGGCGCTCCGGCGCACCCGGTGAAGATCCAGCGGGCCACGCTCGGCCGGTAG
- a CDS encoding DUF2631 domain-containing protein, with the protein MAGKAVEKRPEVDPRDEPSAAWGWHGSFPKATRIAGWVSAIILLVMIKGNHENNTENVWLVGLSLFLILLLVLDIRKQRTAWRK; encoded by the coding sequence GTGGCAGGCAAGGCGGTCGAGAAGCGGCCCGAGGTCGACCCCCGCGACGAGCCGTCCGCGGCCTGGGGCTGGCACGGTTCGTTCCCGAAGGCCACCCGCATCGCCGGCTGGGTCAGCGCGATCATCCTGCTGGTGATGATCAAGGGCAACCACGAGAACAACACCGAGAACGTCTGGCTCGTCGGCCTCTCGCTGTTCCTGATCCTGCTGCTCGTGCTGGACATCCGCAAGCAGCGCACAGCCTGGCGCAAGTAG
- the dxr gene encoding 1-deoxy-D-xylulose-5-phosphate reductoisomerase has protein sequence MTTSRSVLVLGSTGSIGVQALDVAARNPHLFRVAGIAAGGADPAALAAQALAHGVEAVAVTKATAAEDVQLALYAEAQKRGYDQGDFKLPRLFAGSDAVTELIDAVKVDTVLNALPGSRGLEPTLKALATGATLALANKESLIAGGPLVLAAAKPGQLVPVDSEHSAIAQALRAGKQTEVARLVLTASGGPFRGRKRAELADVTVEQAMAHPTWSMGPLITINSATLVNKGLELIEAALLFDIEPERIDVTVHPQSIVHSMVTFTDGSTIAQASPPDMRLPIALALHWPDRVPAAAPACTWDKAATWTFEPLDDDAFPAVELARHCGTVGGCLPAVYNAANEELVAAFLAQNTRFTSIVDTVSEVVGAADEWRREPRDVEDVLAAERWARARAGSIIEGK, from the coding sequence ATGACTACCTCGCGAAGCGTTCTCGTGCTCGGCTCCACCGGGTCCATCGGTGTGCAGGCCCTCGACGTCGCGGCCCGCAACCCGCACCTCTTCCGCGTGGCCGGCATCGCGGCCGGCGGCGCCGACCCGGCCGCGCTCGCCGCGCAGGCGCTCGCCCACGGCGTCGAGGCCGTCGCCGTCACCAAGGCCACGGCCGCCGAAGACGTGCAGCTCGCGCTGTACGCCGAAGCGCAGAAGCGCGGCTACGACCAAGGAGACTTCAAGCTCCCGCGGCTCTTCGCGGGCTCCGACGCCGTCACCGAGCTGATCGACGCGGTGAAGGTCGACACCGTCCTCAACGCCCTGCCCGGCTCCCGCGGCCTGGAGCCGACGCTCAAAGCACTCGCCACCGGCGCCACCCTCGCGCTCGCGAACAAGGAGTCGCTCATCGCCGGGGGGCCGCTCGTCCTCGCCGCCGCGAAGCCCGGGCAGCTCGTGCCCGTCGACTCCGAGCACTCCGCCATCGCGCAGGCCCTGCGCGCCGGGAAGCAGACCGAAGTCGCCCGGCTCGTCCTCACCGCCTCCGGTGGCCCCTTCCGCGGCCGCAAGCGCGCCGAGCTGGCCGACGTGACCGTCGAGCAGGCGATGGCGCACCCGACCTGGTCGATGGGCCCGCTGATCACCATCAACTCCGCCACCCTGGTCAACAAGGGCCTGGAGCTGATCGAGGCGGCGCTGCTGTTCGACATCGAGCCGGAGCGGATCGACGTCACCGTGCACCCGCAGTCGATCGTGCACTCGATGGTGACCTTCACCGACGGCTCGACGATCGCCCAGGCCAGCCCGCCGGACATGCGGCTGCCGATCGCGCTCGCCCTGCACTGGCCCGACCGGGTGCCCGCCGCCGCACCCGCCTGCACCTGGGACAAGGCCGCGACCTGGACTTTCGAGCCGCTGGACGACGACGCTTTCCCCGCCGTCGAGCTGGCTCGCCACTGCGGCACGGTGGGTGGCTGTCTGCCCGCCGTCTACAACGCGGCGAACGAGGAGCTGGTGGCCGCTTTCCTCGCGCAGAACACCCGCTTCACGTCGATAGTGGACACTGTTTCCGAGGTGGTGGGAGCTGCCGACGAGTGGCGTCGCGAACCTCGCGACGTCGAGGACGTTCTCGCCGCCGAGCGCTGGGCTCGCGCGCGGGCCGGTTCGATCATCGAGGGGAAGTAG
- a CDS encoding M50 family metallopeptidase → MSYIIGVVLFALGICVSVALHEAGHMVTAKAFGMKVRRYFVGFGPTVFSWRRGETEYGLKWIPLGGFCDIAGMTALDEVTPDEAPRAMWRFKTWKRTVVMSAGSVTHFILGFVVLYLMAVTMGLPNLAGPTTTEPVLAATSCARSATTKEQAQDANCPQGAARPAEAAGLRAGDKILSIGGKPIATWDEMLATVQATSGPTEFDVQRGDQRLSLIVDVPKVQRWSAAGVKEVGMIGASPQLPAATTQYGPIAAVGATFSFTGTMFSETAQRLVEFPERIPAVVTAIFGGERDPNTPVSVVGASRIGGEAVERGIWVLFFFLLASLNFFIGVFNLLPLLPLDGGHIAVVWYERVRDWIRARRGKAAGGPVDYTRLSGITMVLVLIGGAVTLLTVTADIVNPIRLQ, encoded by the coding sequence GTGTCCTACATCATCGGTGTGGTGCTCTTCGCGCTGGGGATCTGTGTCTCAGTCGCACTGCACGAGGCGGGCCACATGGTCACCGCGAAGGCCTTCGGCATGAAGGTCCGCCGGTACTTCGTGGGCTTCGGTCCCACCGTGTTCTCCTGGCGCCGCGGGGAGACCGAATACGGCCTGAAGTGGATCCCGCTCGGCGGGTTCTGCGACATCGCGGGCATGACGGCGCTCGACGAGGTGACGCCGGACGAGGCGCCGCGCGCGATGTGGCGGTTCAAGACCTGGAAGCGCACCGTCGTGATGTCCGCCGGGTCGGTCACGCACTTCATCCTCGGGTTCGTCGTGCTCTACCTGATGGCCGTGACGATGGGGCTGCCGAACCTGGCCGGCCCCACCACGACCGAGCCCGTGCTGGCCGCGACCTCGTGCGCCCGCTCGGCCACGACGAAGGAGCAGGCGCAGGACGCCAACTGCCCGCAGGGCGCCGCGCGTCCCGCGGAGGCGGCGGGGCTGCGGGCCGGGGACAAGATCCTTTCGATCGGCGGCAAGCCGATCGCCACCTGGGACGAGATGCTCGCCACCGTGCAGGCCACCAGCGGCCCGACGGAGTTCGACGTCCAGCGCGGCGACCAGCGCCTGTCGCTCATCGTCGACGTGCCGAAGGTGCAGCGCTGGAGCGCCGCCGGCGTCAAGGAGGTCGGGATGATCGGCGCTTCGCCGCAGCTCCCGGCCGCGACCACGCAGTACGGCCCGATCGCCGCGGTCGGCGCGACGTTCAGCTTCACCGGCACGATGTTCTCCGAGACGGCCCAGCGGCTCGTCGAGTTCCCCGAGCGCATCCCGGCCGTCGTCACCGCGATCTTCGGCGGTGAGCGCGACCCGAACACCCCGGTCAGCGTCGTCGGCGCGAGCCGGATCGGCGGCGAGGCCGTCGAGCGGGGCATCTGGGTGCTGTTCTTCTTCCTGCTGGCCAGCCTGAACTTCTTCATCGGCGTGTTCAACCTGCTGCCGCTGCTGCCGCTCGACGGCGGGCACATCGCGGTGGTCTGGTACGAGCGCGTCCGCGACTGGATCCGCGCCCGGCGGGGCAAGGCGGCCGGCGGACCGGTCGACTACACCCGGTTGTCCGGGATCACGATGGTGCTGGTGCTGATCGGCGGCGCGGTGACTCTACTCACGGTGACAGCCGACATCGTCAACCCGATTCGTCTGCAGTAG
- the ispG gene encoding flavodoxin-dependent (E)-4-hydroxy-3-methylbut-2-enyl-diphosphate synthase, with protein MTVALGMPALPPPVLSERRKTRQLQVGSVGVGSDHPISVQSMTTTLTSDVNATLQQIAELTAAGCDIVRVACPSADDAEALPAIAKKSQIPVIADIHFQPKYVFAAIEAGCAAVRVNPGNIRKFDDQVKEIAQAAKDHGTPIRIGVNAGSLDKRIMDKYGKATPEALAESALWEASLFAEHDFHDIKISVKHNDPVVMVRAYELLAEQCTYPLHLGVTEAGPAFQGTIKSAVAFGALLRQGIGDTIRVSLSAPPVEEVKVGIQILQSLNLKQRKLEIVSCPSCGRAQVDVYTLAEQVTAGLEGMEIPLRVAVMGCVVNGPGEAREADLGVASGNGKGQIFVKGEVIKTVPEHAIVETLIEEAMRIAEEAGESLGEGEPVVTAG; from the coding sequence GTGACCGTCGCACTCGGTATGCCCGCCCTGCCCCCGCCCGTCCTCTCCGAGCGCCGCAAGACCCGCCAGCTCCAGGTGGGCTCGGTCGGCGTCGGCAGCGACCACCCGATTTCCGTGCAGTCGATGACGACGACGCTCACCTCCGACGTCAACGCCACCCTGCAGCAGATCGCCGAGCTGACCGCCGCGGGCTGCGACATCGTCCGCGTCGCGTGCCCGTCGGCCGACGACGCCGAGGCGCTGCCCGCGATCGCGAAGAAGTCGCAGATCCCGGTGATCGCCGACATCCACTTCCAGCCGAAGTACGTCTTCGCCGCCATCGAGGCCGGCTGCGCCGCGGTGCGCGTGAACCCGGGCAACATCCGGAAGTTCGACGACCAGGTCAAGGAGATCGCGCAGGCCGCGAAGGACCACGGCACGCCGATCCGGATCGGTGTCAACGCCGGTTCGCTGGACAAGCGGATCATGGACAAGTACGGCAAGGCGACGCCGGAAGCGCTGGCCGAGTCGGCGCTGTGGGAGGCGTCGCTGTTCGCCGAGCACGACTTCCACGACATCAAGATCTCCGTGAAGCACAACGACCCGGTGGTCATGGTGCGCGCGTACGAGCTGCTCGCCGAGCAGTGCACCTACCCGCTGCACCTCGGCGTCACCGAGGCGGGCCCGGCGTTCCAGGGCACGATCAAGTCGGCCGTCGCGTTCGGCGCGCTGCTGCGCCAGGGCATCGGCGACACGATCCGCGTCTCGCTGTCCGCGCCGCCGGTCGAAGAGGTCAAGGTCGGCATCCAGATCCTGCAGTCGCTGAACCTCAAGCAGCGCAAGCTGGAGATCGTGTCGTGCCCGTCGTGCGGGCGCGCGCAGGTGGACGTCTACACGCTCGCCGAGCAGGTCACCGCCGGGCTCGAGGGCATGGAGATCCCGCTGCGCGTCGCGGTCATGGGCTGCGTCGTGAACGGCCCGGGCGAGGCCCGCGAGGCCGACCTCGGTGTCGCGTCGGGCAACGGCAAGGGCCAGATCTTCGTCAAGGGCGAGGTCATCAAGACCGTGCCCGAGCACGCGATCGTCGAGACGCTCATCGAAGAGGCCATGCGCATCGCCGAAGAGGCGGGGGAGTCCCTCGGCGAGGGCGAGCCCGTGGTCACCGCCGGCTGA
- a CDS encoding helix-turn-helix domain-containing protein, producing MSVTWAVHQPHPVVRPLVTRYVGYAQDEVTLPVHRGLPSRYVTLVISLAGPVRMAGHSLQALVGGLHTRAVLIRQDRRQEGLQLELDPLGVRTLFGVTAAELSGEVVDLAEFGLGSLPDELQSLRTWRERFALLDDVLAARAVSPVAPSPELGEAWRRMRGADGRVRVTDLAGEVGWSRRHLGERFRAELGLAPKQAARVLRFERAGRLLRQGHADLASLAVECGYYDQAHLTNEWRALAGCTPGTWIAEELPFLQDEEVAAGQDSRHDS from the coding sequence GTGAGCGTGACCTGGGCTGTCCACCAGCCGCACCCGGTGGTGCGGCCCCTGGTCACGCGCTACGTCGGGTACGCGCAGGACGAGGTGACGCTGCCGGTCCACCGCGGGCTGCCGTCCCGGTACGTGACGCTGGTCATCAGCCTGGCCGGGCCGGTCCGGATGGCCGGGCACAGCCTGCAGGCGCTGGTCGGCGGGCTGCACACGCGCGCGGTGCTGATCCGGCAGGACCGCAGGCAGGAGGGGCTGCAGCTGGAGCTCGACCCGCTGGGCGTGCGGACGCTGTTCGGCGTCACGGCCGCGGAGCTGAGCGGCGAGGTGGTGGACCTGGCCGAGTTCGGCCTCGGCTCACTGCCGGACGAGTTGCAGTCGCTGCGGACCTGGCGCGAGCGGTTCGCCCTGCTCGACGATGTGCTGGCCGCCCGGGCGGTCTCGCCGGTGGCGCCATCGCCGGAGCTGGGGGAGGCCTGGCGGCGGATGCGGGGCGCGGACGGCCGGGTGCGCGTCACGGACCTGGCGGGCGAGGTCGGCTGGAGCCGCCGGCACCTGGGGGAGCGGTTCCGCGCGGAGCTGGGTCTGGCGCCGAAGCAGGCGGCGCGGGTGCTGCGGTTCGAGCGGGCCGGCCGGCTGCTGCGGCAGGGGCACGCGGACCTGGCTTCGCTGGCCGTCGAATGCGGGTACTACGACCAGGCGCACCTGACGAACGAGTGGCGAGCGCTCGCCGGGTGCACGCCGGGGACGTGGATCGCCGAGGAGCTCCCGTTCCTCCAAGACGAGGAGGTGGCGGCGGGGCAAGACTCGCGGCATGACTCCTGA
- a CDS encoding VOC family protein, with amino-acid sequence MTPEPNVWPALRYDDAPAAVRFLVDVLGFTEALVVPEGDLIAHAELRWPEGGAVMLGSVRPPDGIHDAMKPGTGAVYVVSDKVDEIHARVKSAGAEVTAELTDTEYGSHTFSLRDPEGNAWTIGSYRGA; translated from the coding sequence ATGACTCCTGAACCGAACGTCTGGCCCGCTCTCCGCTACGACGACGCCCCGGCGGCGGTCCGTTTCCTCGTCGACGTCCTGGGCTTCACCGAGGCTCTGGTGGTGCCCGAAGGCGACCTGATCGCGCACGCGGAGCTGCGCTGGCCCGAGGGCGGCGCGGTGATGCTGGGCAGCGTCCGCCCACCGGACGGAATCCACGACGCGATGAAGCCCGGCACCGGCGCGGTGTACGTGGTGTCGGACAAGGTGGACGAGATCCACGCGCGGGTGAAGTCCGCCGGCGCGGAGGTGACGGCGGAGCTGACGGACACCGAGTACGGCTCCCACACGTTCAGCCTGCGCGACCCGGAAGGCAACGCCTGGACGATCGGCAGCTACCGCGGAGCCTGA
- a CDS encoding DUF4177 domain-containing protein, translated as MQRYTYKVVEVREKLLGGKMSGDKLEKLLNDHAGDGWQLKAITSAEVKGRVGPGGVDGLLVTFERPVQ; from the coding sequence ATGCAGCGCTACACGTACAAGGTGGTCGAGGTCCGCGAGAAGCTCCTGGGCGGCAAGATGTCCGGGGACAAGCTCGAGAAGCTGCTCAACGACCACGCCGGGGACGGGTGGCAGCTCAAGGCCATCACGTCGGCCGAGGTCAAGGGCCGGGTCGGGCCCGGCGGGGTCGACGGGTTGCTGGTCACCTTCGAACGACCGGTGCAGTAG